From the genome of Rattus rattus isolate New Zealand chromosome 6, Rrattus_CSIRO_v1, whole genome shotgun sequence:
tttgttttttttttttactaacagGTGAAATCCTGACCTTGGTCCACACTCAGTGAGTGGTGGAGATGGCTTTTACTGGGCCATGAGTTTTCTGGGAAGTGATTTTTAGGTAAACAGGAATTAGGCACGCTGTTTTAAGATTACAGTAATATTTCCTGAAATGTGGTTCAGACTGGTAGACTTCGTATCAGAGATATCTctgatatttgttttaaaatgtagatatcCTAGGCTAGGGCTTGTAGCTCAGTAATAGAGGGCAAGTGGCCTTTGGTTTAATACctaaaatatgagagagagagagagagagagagagagagagagagagagagagagagagagaagagacatacagaggcacagaaagagacagagacacacacagaatatttCTGGATGGGCTCCAAAATGTCTATTTTTGAAGACATACCCAGAGAATTCTCAAATCAAACTAAAAAGCCAGGGGTgaggagctggctcagcagataaggtgCTTGTTGTGCAAGTATCCAGAcaggagttcaaatccccagtacctGAGGAAAAGATGCTGGCACGGCCATCCATCTATAAGTGCCATGTGGAGACAGGGGAATCATGGGaactcactggctagccagtcttGCCACGTTCTGGGACTGAGGCTACAATGAGACACTCTCAGAAAATAAGATCGAGGAAGGCACCCAACATAGACATGCAGCTTCCACACGCGTGTATATACCGTCCCCTATCCCCGCAAGCACAAGCATGTAAACACCATACGAACAcagatgtaaataataaataataaaattcctgCACGGTCTCTTGTCTGCCCCAGTGTGTACGAGACAGAACCGGAGATTCCTTTCAGTTGCATGGACTCAAGATCCAAAGCGATTTTCTTTTCAGATCAGTCAGGATTGGAGAATGGgacctcctgactcctcccctgtAACCTTGTTCTCCGTTTTGGATGGGAttcactggaagagcagtaggtaGCAGGAGATCCCtcttctgggccatctctctgtgctgtgcttgcCCACAGAACTGTTCAGCAGAGCCCATCGCTCCTGTGTGCAACTTGGTTTTCTCTGCTGTGAGCAAATGTCAGGCAGAAACAACACAGCATAGGAAGGGGTTCCCTTAGTCCATGACTTCAGAGAGCTCAGTCTCTGATCATGGGGCTGTTGGTGTTTGGACAGATCTCATGATTTGCGAGAGGAGACTGTCACTTCGTGTAGACATCAAACAAAAAGGAACTAGATGACAGTTTTAACCTTTAAAAGCATGTCTCATGTCTCTGGTACTTGCTCCTTCTGACTAGGCCCAAATCTCTAGAAGTTTCCAGAAACTCCCTCAAATAGTGGCATCAGTTAAAAACTAAGTATTTAAAACTGGCCCTTTGCCATAGGATGGGATCATCTCATCCCATCTTCAAATCATCCATATAGTTGGTGTATAGAGCTTGTCTTTAGTCATCTGCGGCAGCCACTGTGCATGCTAATCTGAAATGTTGTCCCTAAGCTAGTGGCCTCAGAGTTCTCCAGGGGGTCATGAGTGTATAGCTTTTATGAGTGGGAGtagcaaactttaaaaaagagattCTGGAGAACTGCTTTGCTTACTTTCAAGGCATGCTGTGTAAAAAGGAACATTGCCCATGGGGAAGCAAATATTGTCTCGGCGTGCATCTCGGTCTTGGATTTTCCAGGGCCAGACCGGTGAGCGCTAATGTTTTAGTATCAGCTACTCATTTAATGGTAatgttggtttattttatttatttcgcATTGTGTGAATGGAGTTTGGGGCAGGGGGCTTCTGGGGGGTCACAGGACAACGTGTGGGTGTCGATTTtttccaccatgtgtgttcttgatGGAGCTCAAGTTTAGAAATGGTAGCAGGGGACTTTACAACATGCCATCTCCTAGACACACATTTCACAGTATTTTACTGTAACATCCTGAGCACATCAAGATGTTTTATGTCTTGATGATTTGAGCAACTTGAgacttcttatatttttaatgtacaaTGGGAATCACGCTAGAACCAGGCAGATGATAAAGTATTGTTTGTAAAACATTACTATGAAGTTTGCAACGAAGCAAGCATTACACAGGTTTGTAGGGATGACTTTACATTGACTCAGCTACACAGGGTTTCTAGATCCTGCTACTCTAGAAGCCCAGAGATTCACAGCAATCCTACACCCTCCTTAGGAGGGGCACAGGAGGGATCAGAAAGGAGGTAGAAGCAATTTTACTAATCCtcctcatttttattatatgtgtctgagtgttttgcttgtatgtgtagGCAGTGCTGTGTTCTCTAtaaccctgggagctctggggctgtgtgggtgctgagaattaaacctagCTCCTATGGTTgcatagccagtgctcttaactactgcgTCACCTCTCTAGTACCATGGCTGCGAGATTTGATATTAGCTGGTTTTCATAGAATATCCAAACCCAATGTCATTTATTAAGGTTCATTCAATCCTGGTTGTTCTCAAACTGAGTAGAGTAAAGCGAAGTAACATTTGAAGAGTGATGTGCACACCTACCCAGTTCCAAAGAGAGACTGaattcacacacatgcagatacgcAGGCATACAGgtgcagagagacacacagagtacaacccccccaacacacacaccactacacacaggcacacaaacacaggagTCATGTAGACTCAATCATGGCCACCTCCCCACTCTCGATTTATTTTAGGCTCTAATAAAAACCTCTGAGTTTGTGACAGTTAACATTATGAAATGTATTTTACCCTTTTTGCCATGTTGGTGAATACTGACTGGATAACATGATTTCTTGTTCTTCCCCCTCTTCAAACTGGTATAGGCTAAAGACAGGCTTATTACTAGTCCAAGAGCTTCTCAGTGCTATCTAAGCACTGACTTCCCAGAAAGCACTTTGGCTTGAGACGATAACCTGGAGCAGCAACTTTTTATATTATCCAGTTGCACAGCACACTCCTGGAGTAAATAACGTATCCTAATTTGGGGTACATCACCAGATTCAAGTCAGAGAGGATCCGTTGCCAGTCAATCAAAGTGCGTGTCACTGGAAGATCCCTCCGTAATATTTTCCTCAGGGCTTCATTAGACAACTCCTGTAGTTCTTCTATTACAGCAGCTTGAAacttattttcttgttcttccaCAAGCCTTGCGAAACTGAGAGCCAACTGGGCTTGGTTGACTACCTCCAAGCTCTCCTTGAGGTCCTTGGAGACTTCAACATGAAGGTTGACACATCTGAAGTAGTGAGCTTGTACAAAAATCCTTCCTGTCACTTGGGTTAGAAACGGGTTTACCTGGAAGATCCACTTAGACTTCCAAAGACCGTTCCAACACTCTCCATTGTCATAGCTGTGGTCTTCAATGCAAGCTATTAAGAACTCCTTGTTTTTGACTGTTTTTCTCAGCACATTGCAGTTTCCGTTTGGGTAGTGATCGTTCACGTAGAGTTTTAAGGCACACATAACAACAGATCTCAGGTACTCGGTCTCATTCCGAATGATTCCGTGGCTTTGGATGTCTCTCAGCTGATTCTGGAGCAGGTCAAACCTGAAAGAAAGTTTGCTCTGGTAGTCAAAGAACCGGAAGTCACCCATCACATTGTGGTGAGACAAGAGGACTGGATTGCCATCGATACAGAGTGGGACACAGTATTTTTGGCAGTGCTGATGACCTGCGCACTCACCCTGGTGGTGCATGAGCTTCTCATCTCGGATAAGCAGACAGAGATCATCAAAGGCATTCACGAATTCCCCAGGAGGAGCCTGGATTAAGAGTctgtggatgaccttttctttgtcTTGCCTACTCAAGACGCTGAGTGACATGTCTAGTTGCAGGAGAAGCAAAGCTTCCGAAGTGAAGGGTGTTTACAGGGTGAGAAGAGGATCCATGGGATATCTTGCCCATTCAAGGTGTTAATCATTCAAGCTTTAGAGCAGTATGTAGGACCAGGAAGAAGGGCAGTCAGTCAAGCTCTGCATATCCCGGTGAAGTCACAGAGAAGCATGGAACTTCTAGTGATGTCACAATTGAGTGCTCAgaaccaaagaagaaaatgatagtCACCTGACAGTATGGGGTTCAGCCAACAAGCTATAGCAACTGTGAAGGTTTTAAGAATTTAGCTTCTGGACAAGTCTTCTTCATAAGCggtatgtgtttttctgtgtctgttacGTGTTGTTGGCAGTCTGCAGAAGTTGCCTGGGGTTTGAACTGACTTAGCGTTGGATAGTCTGTGGTCTCTTCAACTGTCATATGGTACTGATCTCCACTCGGGCCCTTAGAATAGCTGCCCCACCTTCAGGGTAAACATTGTGATGAAAGGCTTGAGggttagaaacaaaataaaatgaagatactaTGAAGGCTGAGAAATCACCAAGCTTGACAACcatagtttggttcccaggacccagatgATGATAGGAGAGACAGGACTCCtataaattgttctctgacctcaatgCACCATTACAaaaagggcacacacacacacacacacacacacacacacacacacacacacacacacagagtttattgAAAATGTGGGATTAGAAACTCGCAGAACATAAGCAGTCAAGTATTTTAGGCAGGGACCACATCTTTCATGTTCCCCATGCCCTctttttgtgttatgtgtgtctGCTTTGAGCACAGGCAGATCTGCAAGAGCAAAGGCAACAGGCTTGTATGTTCTCTGCCTTTTCCCCAGAAAGGAGGCAGCGGTGAGAACAGCTGATGACTATCGCAAAAAGGCAGAGTTACTTCTAAGATTAAGTGACACCTTACACGAAGAGCCCTCTATGGGAGGACACGCGACCCAGATCATGAAATCATGGAGAGCCATTATGAGCTCGCAGAGGCAAGATATCCATTCTGAAGGTCTCTCTGTCTTGTTTCCCCCCTTGCTTGGTTCCTTCCTCTTCATGTGACTCTCCCTCTTTTCACAGAGTCCTGAACTCATGTCTGCCATTTAAGTATGAACCTTCTGCTTGTTTTCACAGTCCTAAGCCTTTCTGGGTTTCCTTAGACTCCTGTATTTTACCGTTGTTCTTGTTATGATAAGAAAGTGCATTTTCCATATTGAGCCATAGCCATTAAGGTTAAGAATTACTCATTAGTTTTAACAACCTAAGATTGAGCGGAAATTGGAGCAACTATCACCCGTAGGACATTTGACTCGCACAGTAATTACACCAGTCAGAGTCACTACTGAACGCACAGTAACCTATGTTTAATAATGTTTTATGAATGTATCCAATGCTCTGACTTCTGTAAGATTAAGTGTTGATTTTCTCATCTTTCTTGATGAGAGAGGTCAGGTGGGTGAGAGAATCTCGGGGTCCATGAGCTCTCAGGATCAGACTTTCAGACAAATAGTGTATAATAATGGAATAATGAATTTCCCAAGTGCTgactttatttctccattttttttaaaaacagatgctATCCTGTATTTTAACTGGGTTATGCCTTTTTATATCTCTCACTCCTTTCCTGTAGTTGAAAAAGCTAAACTATACTTTATcataaatagtatttatttacaACTGTCTGAGCATAGGGTAGATGATCCATTAAGGCCACagacaaaatatttctttaaggatttttaaaTCCCTCAGTGAATGACTTTGAGAATTTCCTTAACTCTTTGTGCTTCGTACATGGTTTATGTCAAAGATTCAGGATTATTTTAGAGGTGGAAAAATCAGCGCTGGAATTACTCACAAACTGCTCGAGAAACTTGATTTCCCATGCCATTTTGCTCATGTGAAACGTATTTTTAAGGTGAGATGACACCCTCTCCCCACTTATTCCTCTCTATAGTTTATGGCAGTGTAAGTAGACATTAGTAGATACTTCAGTACTTGAGAAAATACACAtggagccggagagatggcccactggttaggagcactgactcctcttatAGAGGCCCTGTGTgtagttcccagcatgcacttggtgcctcacaactgcctgtgactctagcTCTAAAGAACCCAGTGCCTGGTCTGACCTATTCCAGCTCCCTGAAGTACATGGCGCACATACGCCCTCAGATACATGAACCTAAGTCAGTGTTGGaaaatacatgcaggaaaaaaaaaaacagaataaactaaTGGCTGTTACAGTTTGAAATAATGCCAAGTTATTGGCTTGGAACAATTTCCAGAGTATATAGAAATGGTCACACCAGATCTGGGATAAAGGTCAACGTTAGGACTGTCTGAACTGGGATTAAATGTAAAAAGTGAAAGGTCATACTTCATCTTGATGGCATGGGAGAAGTAAAAAGCTCCAATGAACAGAGTAATGGGCACAAAAGGTGTTGTGACCGAATACTACACTCGTGATCCTAGCGTTTGGGGGCCTGAGGGGGCAGAGGAAGAGCTCAGGGCGAGTTTCAGCTATGCTTTGGGTTTCATATTGGTCTGGCCTACATAGCACCCGCTTTAGAAAAGAATAAACAGCCATCACAGCAAATAATGAAATAACTGACAAACCATAGCATTAGCAagacagagaaaaatagagaagGCTGAAAGGAATAAATTAGTAAGGGAAAGAGGAGACCACCGACACCACAGGATTAAAGAACATCATGAAGGGACAGGAACCACCAGAGAGCAGCAGATCGGCCAACttagaggaaacagagaaattCACAGAGCCTAtgaaaaccaataaaaaagaactagaaaCTTGGATAGAcaaatagtaatagtagtaataataataatgatactactactaccaccaccaccaccaccaccaccaccaccacccaaccaccaccacccaccatcaccaccaccaccaccaccaagtcaTTAAgtaaagaaaagcccaggaccaatTAGTTTTTTAGGTGAAGATTTAGGTGAGGAGTCAAGGCTCATCCTCTTAAAACACTtctacaaaaacagaaaagaaaatgattataaTGCTATTTTATAACCAAAGCAAAATCCTGGTATCAGAGCTGAGCGTGAATGCTTCAGAAGCATTAACTATAAGCCAGTATGTTTGATGAACACGGTTACAAACTTCCTCAGCAAAATCTCAGCAAGTCAAATTCACCAGCCTTCAAGAAGAATTCTGTGCCGTGACCCAATGGGAGTTGTCATTCACATGCAAGGAAGGCTCAATATACAGAAAGCATTCCTATTCCCTACATctagaaaatgaaggagaaaatgaaagtaCACAATAACCTTCAAACActtaactctttttcttttaattaaacacaacacacacacacacacacacacacacacacacacacacacacatatataatgctagagctggggagatagttcagtaaGCGAAGTGCTTGACTTGAGGACATGGTTTTGGAACCTTAGTACTCATGGAAAAAGCCAGGATGTTGTAAtaagaaggctaggctgattctATGACAgccttcaaattggcagttaaggggactaggcctaaatctctgtgtCCAAAAACTGgtcctcagaagctgccctgttAACTGACCTGAGGCAAGGTcaatgggtcagcaacagtttccagccttcctcagctacttcctcagatacagtttccagacctcccagCAAGCCATACCCCAGAAATGGAATGTCTGCAGAGATGAACacaacagattaacatagaggtcacctactcTGAAATTCCTGAGTGTGCTTTAAACCAGGTCTACAAGCTCCTTGGTTATCCTTCTATTCTGGTAATGCTTGCTTGACATCTGATGAATAAAACAATCTTTGTGTTTAcacactatttgagtctggggtatcattcttcagtgaatcatggacACAGGCTTGTAAACCtcggggaggtagagacaggaagatcattgAGTCAGTCATTGAGCGCCTGGTTCCATGAggcaccctgtctccaaaacagtGTGGGAAAGTGACTGAGAGCAACACCTAATGTTGACCTTtgcctccatgcacacacatgcattttgtacttatacatatgcatgaacatgcacacatacaaaactctcaatgaaactgtataaaaagaaatgatcttaagacaaaaccaagcaagcaaacaaaaaaagcaagcaagcaagcaagcaagcaagcaagcaagcaaccaaccaaccaaccaaccaaccaactaaccaaccaaccaactaaccaaccaaccaaccaaccagccaaccaaccaaccaaccaaccaaccaaccaaccaaccaaccaaccaaccaaccaaccaaccaaccaaaccaaccaaccaaccaaccaaccaaccaaccaaccaaccaaccaaccaaccaaccaaccaaccaaccaaccaaccaaccactaaccaaccaactaaccaaccaaccaactaaacaaccaaccaaacaacaaaccaaccaaaactaaccaaccaaacaactaaccaaccaacaaaacaaacaaactgccaaaccagaaaacaaacaaaaaaaacaaacaaacaaacctctaaATCAAAACTAACCAACTGAAaagccacaaaacccagaaacaaacgaaaactgaaaactgaaaccaaaccaaaagtcaaaacaaaccaaTGACCTCAAACATTTAAGACTTTTCCTCTGTGAGCTGGGACAAGCAAAGGTTCCCACCCCAACTATTCTAATGTAAGGTCCTGTGGGAACACTGCTAGCCAGGGAACGCTAGTTAAGATGGCAAAATAAAAGAGATTTAAATGGGAACAACAGAAGTAAAATGGTCTCTGGTCACTGGTCATCTTACgtggaaaaacattttatttttaaactttgtttttataaaagtctGTGAGCGTCAATAAATCCAGTAAAGTGGTAAGACACAGCATCAAGTGCATAAGCCATTGCATTTCTACTTAGCGGCAATGAATCGCTCCAgaagaaatcaacaaaacaatTTTGTTTCCATTAATATCAAAATGAATCAAGTACCTAGGAATAAGCTTACCGCAGGAGATAAAATACTTATTCAAGACTAGAAACATCAACAGAAGAAAGTTCAAAATACAGGAATAAATTGAAAGATACTCTGTGTGAACATGCTCATCTTGGCAAAAGCCGTCTACagacccagttctctctctctctctctctctctctctctctctctctctctctctctctctctctcctttctctttctcctgattagtaagaaaaaagattttccaaTTCTTAATGGACCAAGGAAGATCTTGTATGGCCAACATAATCTTTAGAAAGAGCGAAGTTGGAGGCAGCTTTCAAAGTATAATTTGGtttcaaaatgtaagtaaaagttgcaacaaccaaaataataatatggTCATGGTGCTAGTAGCTTTCTAATAAGTCTGTTACAACTTCCCTCTTACCCAGGTGTACAAGCATATTTATTTATCAAGTTTTAAGAGAACAACAATTGAGCAGTTATTACTCTATTCTAATCCTCTAATCTTTTACCTCCCATCCCAAATCCCCAAGATACTTGTATTTTTATGGCTTTCTCTGCTCTCAGTGTGTTTCCTGGACTCTCTCTGTGGCTGAATCCCCTAATTCCTGCCTGGCAGGAACTCCAGCTCTATTCTCTCCACCGCTCAGTCATTGGCTGGTAAGCTCTCTTCATTGACACATCAGGGAACAATTGGTGAGCTGGTGTTAAGATCGAGACAGGAGATTACTCTCTCAATAAGGAGTACAATTAGATATAGGGGagacagaaatcagcatttgaatctTCACACAGTGCACCATAACATTTTGCCTACGCAGGTGGACGTCACATAGGTGtataaacaaaggaaacaaaatcattCTTATGCAGTCAGTGATCTTCAGCAGGGGTGCCACACACACCCGACGTGAGGAGATTCTCCTCAGTGGGTAGCACTGGGAAGCGGAGTGTGCAACCACATGTAAAGCTCACAACTGGACTGTAAGAGTGCACACCAACTAGATTCAAATCACATTATAGATGCAAATATCAGACCCCCAAACTAGGAAAATGCTTGAAGACAACCTAGGAAAAACATCCTCTTCACGTCACTCTTCATACTGGTTTCTAGAACAGACACACAGGAAACCAAGGCAAAGAAGACAACGGGATTGTACTCAGTTAATGGCTTTGGCATCACAGAGGAAGTGAAAAACCAAGGCAACCTACAGAGAAGAAAGTTACAGACAACATCgccaaaacacacaaagaagttACAAAATGCCGTAGAGGAGAAAAGGATAAATAATGTTCAAATGTAAACAAAGGGACTGTGTGTAGTTATTCAAAAATATGCAAGTAGGCAACAGGAATCTGAAGAACTAAACCAGCCATTAGGGCAGGGCAAGCCGCAGGAGACGTGTCACAGCTGGTGGAgtgacatgtgtatatgtgtgtaccataGCAAACATTCTAGT
Proteins encoded in this window:
- the Capza3 gene encoding F-actin-capping protein subunit alpha-3; amino-acid sequence: MSLSVLSRQDKEKVIHRLLIQAPPGEFVNAFDDLCLLIRDEKLMHHQGECAGHQHCQKYCVPLCIDGNPVLLSHHNVMGDFRFFDYQSKLSFRFDLLQNQLRDIQSHGIIRNETEYLRSVVMCALKLYVNDHYPNGNCNVLRKTVKNKEFLIACIEDHSYDNGECWNGLWKSKWIFQVNPFLTQVTGRIFVQAHYFRCVNLHVEVSKDLKESLEVVNQAQLALSFARLVEEQENKFQAAVIEELQELSNEALRKILRRDLPVTRTLIDWQRILSDLNLVMYPKLGYVIYSRSVLCNWII